In Nakaseomyces glabratus chromosome A, complete sequence, the DNA window AGCTTAACAGTGGAAAGTAAGTGCATTGTGGAATAACTGTTAGCAAATATACCAaagtaattttttatttgtttagAACTTTGCTGGAGAGGCCTATATGCCAGGTATAGAATATAACACACCACGAATCCATAATTTCAGGGCGAAGACTGAAGGTCCAAGGGAAAATTAGCTCACCCATTAACCCGTTTGCCACCAAATAAGTACTGTGTATACCATAATAAAAACAGCAAGTTGACCTCCATCTATTAACTTATAACAACTGGCTAGCTTTGTATAGTATTATTATCGTTGGAACACTAAAAGGTTTTACAAGACTACTAAATATTGTCTCTTTTTTGCATAATTGCGCATATAGGAATCAAGAGATAATAGAATCAAACAAATACCATTGAATATTACGACAAAGAAGtacaaatataattgaGATAACAACTTTGAAGGATGGCACCTACACTCACAGATCTGGTTGCAAAAATTAATCAATCATATAACTCAAAGGACTTCAGTACTTGTAAGAAACTGCTTCCTGCCGTTAAAATTGAATTGattaaaaacaatataCTCATTCCTGATGTCAATAATACAAATGAACAATACTTGCAAGATATCCTATTCACAAGGAAGATTTTCGAAATTGGAGCCTTGGTGAGCATTTACACGTTGGATTTTGAGCAATTCTATAGTTACTTTGCCCAATTGAGAACCTTCTATTTCTCGAAGAATGAAAAACTATCCCAATCGGAAGATAAATCAAAGATTATTAGCCTTTATCTCCTGACATTGCTTTCAGAAGGTGACGTAACCAAATTCCACAGTGAATTAGAGTATTTCGATAAACACATTCAAAACATTGAAGAAGACCAATTGCTTTCTTACCCAATCAAGGTCGACAGATGGTTAATGGAAGGTTCATACCAAAAAGCTTGGGGTTTATTAGAAGCGGGGTCCAAGGTTCCTGAGTTTGACGTTTTCACAAAAACACTAATGAATGCTATCAGAGACGAAATTGCGAGAAACACTGAATTGGCCTACAAAAATCTTCCTTTAACAAGCATAAAGGCACTGCTGTTTATAAATAATGAGAAGGAAACAGAACTGTTTGCCAAAGAAAGAGGTTGGAAAATCAGTCGAGGCACTATCTATTTCCATGAAGAAAATGCCAATGAattagatgaagaaaaacttGATATAGTTGACAAAGCCTTGGACTATGCTATAAATATTGAAAGTATTGTATAGCACTACACGTATTTAAATAGCACACTCCTACCACACTAAGAGTTCAAAAATAGGGATCCACATCATTACATTGAGCGAATCACTCGCTGAACAAATATTCAGAAACACAGCTGCCATTATGTAATCAATAACTAAGtttagtttattttttactcAAATAAAGTTATGACTACAAGTCTAAAATTTGGAATTTAAAAAGTCTCATATTTATATGTATAGTTCATTTATCTACTAATAGTATCATTTAGATATATAAAACATGATATAATGTCATCAAAAATAACATAGTGCCGAAGACACTTTTaatcattatcattacaACGTTATTTTCGCTTCACTTAAGCACCCAAGACACCCAAGGACTTACCCTCAGCAATTCTCTTTTCAGCCAAAGCAGCAATGATGGCGGCACCAGCACCAGAACCATCTTCAGCATCAACAATGACAATTGGACAATCCTTTGGATCTTTATGTTCCCAACCGTAAATATCAGCCAAACCTTGAGCAGCCTTCTCCTTGAAGCCTGGGTACATCTTGAAAACGGAACCATCGGCAGCAATGTGAGCGGTTTCGTAACCTCTCTTTTGACAGATGGCAGCAATACCACAGACAGACAATCTAGCAGATCTAGTACCAATCAATTCACACAGACGTCTAATCAACTTACGTTCTTGGACTGTGGTTTGAATACCCAGGTTCTTTTGTAGAAGTTCGTCAGTGTCTTCCAAGTTTTCAAATGGATCGTCTTCAATCTTGGATGGGTAAGAAGTATCCATTACGTATGGCTTCTTCAACTTAGAAATGTCTTGACCCTTCAAAATCAAACCTTGATCGTATAGGTCCAACAGAGCTAGACGCAACATTTCACCCAAGTAATAACCTGAAGACATCTTTTCAAAGGCTTGTTGGCCTGGTCTTGGagattcttcatcaatgatCAAGTCATACTTGTTTCTTGGCAAAACAACGTGTTCGTTATCGAAAGAACCATATTCACAGTTGATAGCCATTGGTGAATCATTTGGAATATCATCAGCCAACTTACCTTCCAACTTTGGAATATCAGAAACAACATCGTAGTAAGCACCATTGACACCAGTACCGAAGATAACACCCATTTTAGTTTCACCATCAGTGTACAATGATGCAACTAAGGTACCAGTAGTATCGTTAATCAAGGCAACGATGTCGATTGGCAAGTTTCTCTTTTCGATTTGCTTTTGTAGCATTGGAACGACGTCATGACCTTCGACGTTTGGAATATCGAAACCCTTAGTCCATCTTTGTAGAACACCTTGGTTAATTCTATCTTGAGAAGCTGGGTAAGAGAAGGTGAAACCCAAAGGTAGCTTACCCTTGACACCTTCTGGGAATTGATCTTCCAAGAATGCTTGTAGAGAATCAGCAATGAAACTCCATAGTTCTTCATGATTCTTAGTTGTTCTCATAGCTTCTGGTAGCTTGTACTTAGACTGAGTAGTGTCAAAAGTACGGTCACCACCCAACTTAACCAAAACAACTCTCAAGTTGGTTCCACCCAAGTCAATGGCCAAGTAGTCACCCTTTTCCTTACCAGATGGGTATTCCATAACCCAACCTGGAATCATAGGAATGTTACCACCCTTTTTAGACAAACCCTTGTCAAGTTCTGTAATGAAGTGCTTTGTAACCTTTCTCAAAGTTTCACCATCAACAGTGTACATTTCTTCAAAGACCTTGATTTGATCTAGAAGTTGTTGTGGCATGTCCACCATGGAACCCTTTCTCGTTGGTGGCTTCTTTGGACCTAGATGAACCATTATGataatttattaaataGAGTTTTTTTGTCAGTTAATAGAAATtagaacaaaagaatagAAATGGAATAGTATCTATGACTTTTGTTTGTCTTTGCTATGTTTGATGTTCTgaaatttaaaaattatGAGAAATTAGGAAACGGTAAGAGAGtaacaatgaaaaaaaaaataaaactggAAAATTTATCCTCcttatatacatttttatttctgaCAAGAGTTAGAGAATATCTTGTAAAGAGTTcaattaatttctttttgccATACGTTCTTTTGCTAGGATCAGTGAGAACAAAGTGCCCCTCTTTCTTACACACTCTCAATTGACATCTCAATCTATCCCATTTTGCGTATTACTAAATAACCATTGTAGAAAGGGTGTACTTAGTCGTCCCTCCCCCAGGATTATTTTTAACATAAAATGGGAAAAGTGGATTCCACCCCTCGCCTCTGCTTGTTCATCATCCCTTGTTTTCTTTCGAGGATTCCATAGAGAATAAGTATTAGTCGTACAATCCtgacattttctttttttattcttgcGATTATTCTTTACAACTGCTACAACTAATCTGTACAGAGTAAGAAAAAACCAGACAACTAGAGCAACTGGAAAAACTGGAAAAACTGGAATAACTGCAAGAGGGATTTTTGTGCAAATAAGAACACCATGATAAGTTTACAATTTGTTGGATATACCCGGCTCATTATCCCCCCTGTTGTTGTatctgttgctgttgttgttttggtTTAGAT includes these proteins:
- the RPN12 gene encoding proteasome regulatory particle lid subunit RPN12 (CAGL0A04807g~Ortholog(s) have role in proteasome-mediated ubiquitin-dependent protein catabolic process and nuclear chromatin, nuclear periphery, proteasome regulatory particle, lid subcomplex, proteasome storage granule localization), with protein sequence MAPTLTDLVAKINQSYNSKDFSTCKKLLPAVKIELIKNNILIPDVNNTNEQYLQDILFTRKIFEIGALVSIYTLDFEQFYSYFAQLRTFYFSKNEKLSQSEDKSKIISLYLLTLLSEGDVTKFHSELEYFDKHIQNIEEDQLLSYPIKVDRWLMEGSYQKAWGLLEAGSKVPEFDVFTKTLMNAIRDEIARNTELAYKNLPLTSIKALLFINNEKETELFAKERGWKISRGTIYFHEENANELDEEKLDIVDKALDYAINIESIV
- a CDS encoding hexokinase (CAGL0A04829g~Putative hexokinase isoenzyme 2; protein differentially expressed in azole resistant strain), giving the protein MVHLGPKKPPTRKGSMVDMPQQLLDQIKVFEEMYTVDGETLRKVTKHFITELDKGLSKKGGNIPMIPGWVMEYPSGKEKGDYLAIDLGGTNLRVVLVKLGGDRTFDTTQSKYKLPEAMRTTKNHEELWSFIADSLQAFLEDQFPEGVKGKLPLGFTFSYPASQDRINQGVLQRWTKGFDIPNVEGHDVVPMLQKQIEKRNLPIDIVALINDTTGTLVASLYTDGETKMGVIFGTGVNGAYYDVVSDIPKLEGKLADDIPNDSPMAINCEYGSFDNEHVVLPRNKYDLIIDEESPRPGQQAFEKMSSGYYLGEMLRLALLDLYDQGLILKGQDISKLKKPYVMDTSYPSKIEDDPFENLEDTDELLQKNLGIQTTVQERKLIRRLCELIGTRSARLSVCGIAAICQKRGYETAHIAADGSVFKMYPGFKEKAAQGLADIYGWEHKDPKDCPIVIVDAEDGSGAGAAIIAALAEKRIAEGKSLGVLGA